One Acyrthosiphon pisum isolate AL4f unplaced genomic scaffold, pea_aphid_22Mar2018_4r6ur Scaffold_7696;HRSCAF=8276, whole genome shotgun sequence DNA window includes the following coding sequences:
- the LOC103309080 gene encoding uncharacterized protein LOC103309080, with the protein MRQQPGGNRADRLAGRQTAPDPEQPREIKGLRRGDSPHIDYMTSKAFRALGFIRRHSTNCSSANCLLALYNALVRSVIEYGSIVWSPYTTVDNCRIDRVQNSFMRFAGYCLNIPHPPHDYRPRLIEVDQVDAPRLLGELNFRIPSNTRLQCTFYIPTNKSNFSKNASLIRMMHNANNHIVY; encoded by the exons ATGCGGCAGCAACCAGGAGGAAACAGGGCAGATCGGCTGGCCGGAAGGCAGACCGCTCCAGATCCAGAGCAACCCAGAGAAATAAAAGGATTAAGGAGGGGAGATAG CCCTCATATTGATTATATGACCAGCAAAGCCTTTCGTGCTTTGGGATTCATAAGGCGTCACTCAACTAATTGTAGTTCTGCCAATTGCCTTCTAGCTCTTTACAATGCTTTAGTCCGTTCGGTCATTGAATATGGGTCTATTGTTTGGTCACCATACACCACAGTTGACAATTGTAGAATTGATCGTGTACAAAACAGTTTTATGCGTTTCGCTGGTTATTGCCTCAATATTCCTCATCCACCACATGATTATAGGCCA CGTCTGATCGAAGTTGACCAAGTTGATGCCCCAAGACTACTTGGTGAACTTAACTTTCGTATTCCTAGTAACACTAGGCTTCAGTGTACTTTTTATATACCCACCAATAAATCAAACTTCTCCAAGAATGCCTCACTTATAAGGATGATGCATAATGCAAATAATCATATAGTCTATTAA